From Tachysurus fulvidraco isolate hzauxx_2018 chromosome 6, HZAU_PFXX_2.0, whole genome shotgun sequence:
CCGCACATCTTGCGTGCCGCCGTATGTGTTAAAACCACACAACCATATTTACTTGTTcacactaaataaaaaaaaaactgccagtGTTTCCTGCAAGTGCATGCTACTTATGCATTAGCCTGCAGACAGCAGACTGCAACCGGGTCAGTGTTACTGAGAATTCCACATATTACATATTTGCAAATAGGACTTTGCCTGATTGTTCAGACTCACTTCCCAGACTTCTCTTCTTCAACCTGAACTGTTCTTGCTGCCTTCCAGAAGCTTCTGTTTCCAACTGCAGGCTCAGAAGACAGGACAGAAGAGAAGtgactcatatatatatatatatatatatacaaacttCAAGGAGAAATGTTATCAGACTGCTGCAATACAACTCATTTGAAAGAAAGTGCTAAGGCTGTTGATAAGTATAAAGCTTATCTACTATTTTCAGATGTTGCCAGACCATTAATAAATCCTCTTTTTGTGGCACATGGCAGTAATTCAAGGTACTTCAAGGAGACTCTTTGTAAGTACAGATACTGCagcattctaaataaaaaaggtgCTGGGGGTGGCAGGAGGGACCACATGACACCCTGCGATGATATCAAATTGTCCCCCATAATAAGTACAACATATTTAATTGTTAGAACATATTTATTTAGCTAGCATAAAGGATAAAAAAGCCCTGCAAGGTGCCACCTCTAGTTATGTCTCACCGGAGCTGTGTTGGCATCATCTTCACGTTGCTGGTGCAGGGGTCCTTTCATGCTTTCCACCGGTGTGTCTCTGCAACCTTCTCTCCTGCGACTCACCTCGCTCTTCAGCACTTCCACCTCTGCATGCAGAGCCAGCATGTGGTATAGGGACAGCACTGATAGCGAAGAGGAGGTAATCGCCAGCACAGTCAAAACCATACCAACCCACGAAAGCCTCTGACCCTCCACCTGAACTGGAGCAGCTCCCAGTGCACGCATTATCCACAGTTTCAGTGGGATTTACTTAGAATGAACAGAAAAGGAACTAAAATCACCAAACATTCTTTCTCAAATACATCGGTGCTTCTGTAGAAACCAGTGAACCAAACACACATCTGAACCTACATCGAAAACGTTGTGAAATGTCTCGGATCGACAGTGCGATGGCTTTGCTCCAAGAAAGCTGAAAATTATGTAAACCTACCACAAGCTACTCTGTTTTCAGGCACTTAATAATGATTTCGTCCTTGTGTTCGCCTCATCACAAAGTGAAGAGAGAACTCTGCACAACaaaaagagaaagtgtgtgcatgtgcgcgcatgtgtataagagcgagagagaaagagaaagagagagagagagagagagagagagagagagagagagagagagaaagaatgagagagagagagagagagaagacttCATCTTTGAAAGTTAACCAAACCCCTGCAGTTTCCGGCCAAATTCTCTACACCTCCTTTCACCAGAAATTTTTCTGCCTTACattccagagagagagagaaataaaaactgtCTCAAACAATCTCTTACATTTGTGCAAATTCATTTCCactaaatatagatatatatacacacacacaccaagagagagacaccaataaAAGCTGCAGACTTGGCATGGAATTAACCTTCAATAAGGAAGTGTACAAATTATACTGAAAGCAAAATGAATGCCACTCACTGATTGTAAAACAATAAAGGAATTCATTGTTTATGTTCACAGGACACTGGTCACTGAACAAGTTTCCAAAACAGTATCAAAATATTCCTTGGTGCAAAACAGAAAGATTGAACAACATCTAATCGAATGAAATGAACAGAAGCTCCTTAAAGTATGGATAAGGAATCAGTGATCAGCTCTTACAACATTTTTCATGCTCTACTGGAACTTTTATTTGGTACAAACACTCAAGGATATGACAGTTACTCATAACCACCCACCCCCAaccacctgaacacacacacacaccacaccacaccacaccacatatATGGCACATCTCACTCATATGGCACTTTGCACTTTCAAATGGCAGAAAAGAACGCAATAAAGTCAGTGTAGAACtctttacatgtgtgtgtgtaaaataccctaacagaagaaataaaaactgattaaaCTCGCATTTAGTtctaccagaaaaaaaaatctgatatcaCTGCTTGAGGACTAGACTTCTGTTGCATTTATGGTCATAAAACTCAACCTTCTAATAATAATGAGCTCATTAGAGATACAGCATTAAACACAAGTTGCACATTTcagttcactcacacactgcattttGAAACCGATAAGCctctcacacacttcacactgaTAGTGGCCTTTGTGATAAATTcgttattattcgttatttcctttatcattaattatgtttaccttctgctctatgtttatgttctgtaaagctgctttgagacaatgtctattgtaaaaagcgctatacaaataaacttgaattgaattgaataaataccTTCTAAACGGTCAGCTATAAAACAGACATGTACACAGGATTATTGCTGATCAGCCATTACTTTGGTTGGAGGATGTAAAATCCCATAAATCATACAAGCAATcaacatttattaacataacCAACTGATGATGCCCTTAAAAAAATCAACTCAACACCATTACAAGTTAGAACTGATTTGGATTTGAAAAAGTGTCCGAGTCAAAAGATAAAtcgtaatatatatgtatttaatatccATTTATAATCATGATGGTTATGTGACTTAAATATAATCTCTGTAAGGAAAATATACAAAGCATATAAAAAGCGTCTGGGACTCTTTTTGTTTCATAAATTCCTCTTATAAGAATATTTAATgctgaatgtttaaaaaaaaaaaaaaaaaaaaacaataaaaaaaataaccacaTTATTACAAGCAGCATGTAAATCATCTTGGTACAATTCGGTCAATTGATCAGAACCagttttcaattaatttaatacatttctaatTAATATCTTAGCAGGGCTGGAAACATCTGACAATGTCTTAATGTGGACTCATGCACATAAAAGgcctttatacatttatttctgtgAAAACTGATCGATTCTCCTGATTATTCCGTCTTGAAAAAAAGATCTTTTCAGCACTACATGAAAACACGACACACAGCAAATCTTGCAGCCAAAACATTGGGCTTTGTTTAGAGGGTGCAAATTGTGTGTGCTACATTATAAACTTTGTTAAAAGAGTATAATGAGCACATATTTGTGCACTTACTGAATAGCAAACTGGTTAGCTAATTCTTACATTATGTTAGTTATCATTCAAATTCTGGGCAACACACTGGAGCTCTAATTTGTCCGGTGAGTTAACTATTTACTGTTTGTCCACATCTGAGGAATCCAAACACTGCGGTATAGCAACGTCCACTGAGGGAAAACTGGAAGGACTTCTGCAATGTTACTAAAGTATAAGCATTTATTAAAACCAAGTAAAGCAGCATAAAAAGACCTGCGCTCTTAGATATTTTAGATCTTATTTACAGTTTGCTAAAGGGTTGTGATCGCAACACTGTCATGCTCCTACATGctttacacttaaaaaaaaatcttacagtTTGAAGCCTCTCATCAACCACAACGATTCAGAGTCACCTTTGGATGAAGGGAGTATACACCATCTGCTGTCTGGCACCAAACTGAGGGGATTCTCTCAGACATCAGACAGTTCCTGAGCCCATTTTCAGCTTCGATCACTAAGCTCAATAACAAAAACAAGgcctttaaaaacatttttgtttaaaaaaaaaaaaaaaaaaaaaaaaaaaaaaaaaaaaaaaaccacaacacaGACTGCATCTGCACACACTGTCAATGCCTATTGTATGGTTTTTTATGTTAGCTCTTAAGATTTTTCACCAGAACCTTCAAATCAAAATAGAACACCACAAGGTCCAATGAAATATACTGACAAAAATACTTAACACTTTGTCTGACATTATTAGACAAGAATCTTTATTATACAGTAGGATGAGCCCATGAATGACCATTTGGTATAACTTGGATGGTAAAGTCTCTGTATAAAAAGAGCTGTACAGTCAGTACAAATGAGTGTATGAAAATGAAGACATTACATTATAGAAGTGgatcattcatgcattcatatTTTAACTGAAAGCTTTGAGGATATTTAAAACCGCATCGTCCTCCAATCACAATCCACACACATATCCTTAATATAATAACCACCGAAGATTAAGTGCTAGAAATGGAATCGGGAAAGGGGAGACGAAGagcgtaaaaataaacattctatTACAGCACATCCACATTAGTAGTAGTGGAAGCAGCTTCTAAATGATGGTGACACTTGCAGAGCCCTGGGATGCTTCTTCCTGCGCATGGCCCTTGAGCAGCTCTTTAATAAACTGCTCAAGAGCAGCAAAATAACCCTGGCACTGCCAGGTGTCGTTGTGCGTTCCCTCAGGAAAGATGCCAAGGCGCTTAGTCCGCGCAGGCGACAGCTCGTATAGCTGTTTCATCATGACAGGCGGGATAAGCTGGTCCGACAGGCCCGAAATGAAAAGTGAGGGCATACGGCATAGAGTCACATACCTGTAGGAAAGGAATTTGTTCTTATAGCACCATACAGGAAGGTAGCGCatgggaaggaaggaaaagagtGTAGACGCCATGTGTGGGATGCTCAAGAATGTGTTCTCCACCATTATAGCCGCCACACGGTGTGGGTTAACTGAGGCCAACCTGATGGCCACAGCGCCACCCAGAGACCGGCCGAACAATATGATTTTTGTCTTGTCAATGTCAGGCCGTGACATGACATAGTCAAGTGTGGCCTCAGCATCCTGATAGAGTCCCTCTTCACTTGGCTCACCATCACTTTTTCCATAACCTCTGTAGTCTACCAGAACCACGTTAGCTTTTAGGTTAACGAGCATGAGCAGTGCATTAGGTACACGGTGTCCGATGTTCCCTGCATTGCCATGAAAATACAAAATGGTGGGAACTAGAGCAGGATTTTCACCTGTGTAGCGTAGCAAAATTAGGTTGAGCTGCACACCGTCTTTAGTACGTATATAGACACTCTCGTTTGGAATTCCAGTAGGCATGGGAACATAAAGGCGTGAGGAGGAAGGCTGATCAGGAAAATACAGCAACACATCCTGGAATTTGTACAGGATCCCAGCCACAGAAGCCAATATGAGACACAGCAACAAGATGCCTCCATAGAGGTGGAAGGTAAGGATAAGTGCCAGCAGTGAGATTCGGCAAACTCCCCAAACCCACGAGCCCACAGTCAGCAGGCATCGCTCCAGTGTCCCCCAAAACCTCCATGACTTCTCCATGACAAGCCTTCTGACAGGAGATACTCTGATCTCACTCTACAGGTAATCTATGGACAAATCGGGTTGACAAAGAATACAGAATGTGAAAGTACATCATGCATCATGTAGCATTTAGCAATGCATAATATCACATTGTCTCTAGGACATGATAAGTATGACATGGGGCAAAGTATTACACACATACTTAAAGGCAGGCAGGTAGGTGTATTTGTAATACCAAATTTTAATAAGGATTATAATGCCCTGCCTGATCAAATGTTGTGTTTTCTACAAACCTATAAATTCAAACCAAATGACACAACCGTTAATGATCTAAtgcatgaatctacagtctgggctacaaaaaaacaaaaaaaacaacagctccATGCCAAATCTTTGTACTATTCTATGTATTTTTCATAAGACTGTGAGTAACACTGCTGTCCTCATGTCACAAAAGTCCAAACTAATCCACTAAACAGAATATAGTTGGTTAGGTGTGCCACAATTATGTCTTTTATCTTTAAAAGACGAAGGACTCCGTATCAGCTTCCCTTGCACATATatactagggctgggcgatatggctgaaaactgtatcacgatctcagtgtttcatatcggtcgatatcaataaatttttttttttacatttcttttattttatgcttAATCGTATCTTATTTaaacttaattttattttaaacttatcctctgatcataatcccctcagttattaagacagaaacgtcAACAACCATGGAAatctcaaataattaaaatgtaaacataagtctaaagtcacaatgaacacaataattctctctttctaaattcacatttaaggtgcaaaatgaaagaaaatgtaagaaatgcttaataaagtgtaataaaatagtgcagtgttaaatataaacatgggCGTCGGAaacattatatgtgggtgggacaggacccacccactt
This genomic window contains:
- the abhd13 gene encoding protein ABHD13 is translated as MEKSWRFWGTLERCLLTVGSWVWGVCRISLLALILTFHLYGGILLLCLILASVAGILYKFQDVLLYFPDQPSSSRLYVPMPTGIPNESVYIRTKDGVQLNLILLRYTGENPALVPTILYFHGNAGNIGHRVPNALLMLVNLKANVVLVDYRGYGKSDGEPSEEGLYQDAEATLDYVMSRPDIDKTKIILFGRSLGGAVAIRLASVNPHRVAAIMVENTFLSIPHMASTLFSFLPMRYLPVWCYKNKFLSYRYVTLCRMPSLFISGLSDQLIPPVMMKQLYELSPARTKRLGIFPEGTHNDTWQCQGYFAALEQFIKELLKGHAQEEASQGSASVTII